In one window of Nicotiana tabacum cultivar K326 chromosome 12, ASM71507v2, whole genome shotgun sequence DNA:
- the LOC142167067 gene encoding secreted RxLR effector protein 161-like, with product MHDIVYAVCRLSGYTHNHNKQHWSALDRLIKYLRGTMNYGILYSGFPSSLEGYNDANWISDSDETKSTSGYVFTLGGGAISWKSSKQTIIARSTMELEFVALELAGFEAEWLRNFLANIPLIKGVLPPVSMHCDCQAAIAITNNK from the coding sequence atgCATGATATAGTCTATGCTGTGTGTAGATTGAGTGGGTATACTCATAATCACAACAAACAGCATTGGTCTGCATTGGATAgactaataaaatatttgagaGGAACCATGAATTATGGTATCCTATATAGTGGATTTCCTTCTAGTTTAGAAGGGTATAATGATGCAAACTGGATCTCCGATTCAGATGAAACAAAATCCACTAGTGGTTATGTATTTACCCTTGGTGGTGGTGCAATATCGTGGAAATCATCTAAACAGACGATCATTGCTAGATCGACTATGGAATTAGAGTTTGTAGCTCTAGAGTTAGCTGGTTTTGAGGCTGAGTGGCTAAGAAACTTCTTAGCTAATATCCCTTTAATAAAGGGTGTATTGCCTCCTGTGTCTATGCATTGTGATTGTCAAGCGGCAATAGCTattacaaataataaataa